cataaaaaaaattgagataataaGTTGACATAAAAACAGTTATAGTTCGAAttgtaaaatgtaattaacccaaaaaaacaTCCTACGGATAGAATTCATCATTATGCTTGGATGCATTTTTGGgtgttttattttgctttatatagataaaaagaggaaataaagataatattttgaaaatagtgtgtatgtttgaatttatttcgaAACTAATATTActatcaatattttgaaatacttttaatttctacagtgaattatatttattgtattactttaatatatttttatatattaattttttattatgatattattgattCAACCATGGGTCATTGTCATTTAAACTAGTGACCTTGATTCGATTAATGATCCCAATTTTATAACATTGattgaaatgtaattataaggATTTTAGGCACGAGGTGAATGAAAATTCCACAtattttacagaaaaataatcagaaaaaattgtatttttaattccaCATGATAGGggtgtttttaacttttggtCCTACAATTTACGGGCTTAGCACATtgatcccataaaataaatattgtagtattttttatcccataaaataaaatttgacacATCTGGTCCTataggataaaaattatggcacATTTGGCCCCAGATAAACAACTTTATATCCTATGGACCAAATGTGAcacaattttatatactataggacaaaatatgcaataattttattttataagaccaaaaatactataatatttatcctatataattaaatatactaagccaatatattataaaattaaaaatacaacactCTATCgtacaggaccaaaaatacaattttctccaaataatCGAGTCATGGAAAGGCCAAATTGTTGGGTGCACGTTCAACAAAACGGTATGGGAGTGGGCTGTTCTCGTCTTTTCTGGGCTACACACAGGATCATTATGTCATTTCGTAATCACCAGTCATGGGCTTTGTTTGGATGCTGATGTGCTTGttcgttttcattttcaaaatttacaaaaaaattattataaaatattacatctttTTTACGAAAAGCTATCGCAAGACTTCATTttatcacatctttttcatgaaaatatttatataaaaacattcaaactcaaatatatttcattttattcaattctttCCGTAAAAAAACATATCGCAAAGGTATGTTTCTTGTTGCTCGACATAATTGGCTAGATACAATATTTAAAGTGATAGCTAGAGCATCATCTCTGAAGTTCGTAGGACCGATCGTCGCTAGAAGAATGACGACCTTTTGTCATGttcaattatcataattagaagtaaaaaattattgtgaatACAATTTAACTACGAGTATGCAATGGTTATTAGTTACTAATATGTTGTTCCTACAGGTGAGGCAAAAAATCAGCCATATTTAcaaattagggataattacattcccctctcttgaggtttgatgtaattacatgtaagctctatatagtttgaaaaattacatttagcacatttgatgtttgcattcgtttaacaaataagcctctctgtttaaataaaaaaataacccGCACCCCCACCATTGGGCGACGCACGTCACTCTCCTTTGCTGGAGGCGGCGGAGGAGGATCGGGAAAGGAGGTTTCAGGATAAcggatttctttttaaaaaaattatattaattatataaataattttattttataattatgtatatatttatatataattatgccatGTAGGATGCCTAGTGTACTTCTTGGCCATGTTAGAAATGACAGCTCATTTCGCCTGACAAATAAGTAATTACCTGATACATCAACAATTTTCATGCAATTGGTCAGAAAATTGACACCAAAACTTAAGTTACGCCTAATTGaaccatttttcaaatatagtgtataaaatgtgataattatcatagttagtggactaaaattgaacgAGAGCCAAGTTAAtggactaatttttttttttacccaaGCTAAAATTACTAACCGCTCATACTTATAGggctaaaattataattatgcctCCTATTTCTTATGATACAAAAAgggattattatattttacaccTCCTAATTTATGACATATTATACAAACTAACCCTagtttttgtgtaattataaaaatcactcCTGACATCTAAAAGAGGCAATTTGTGTAATGTTGTTCAAACTTTTAGGGAGTGtacgtgtaattttttaaataaaaagtgttatttggaataattttgatgtttttgataggtatatatataattttttaaaaaataaaattgatttgcgTAAATTAGTCGTATGGAAAaggatgtaaatgtaattattcctacagaaaaaacataaattacaagaaacaATAATCCCATCATACTCAAAATTAAacccaaaaaattcaaaaaatttaaaaaaaaaactctgtgcaaactaaaaaaagttgatgagccttaaatcaaataaattttcttggaTCAGTAACATTGATCCTCCAATGCTGATCCTGAAACCCCATTTCCCTCGAAATCTTCCTGCCCCACTCCAGCTCTATTTTCCTCTCCTCCGACAGCCCACAAAACCTCTGCAACCCCTCTTCCATGTCGTCGTGCACCTTCCACCACCGCTCGTGCGCCGCGTCGCTCGCGTAAACCCGCTGATCCGCCACATCCCAGTTGCAGTCGTAGTCCCTGTAGCACTGCCATGGCTTCAGCCCCAGATAATGCAACGAGTACAGCTTCGGAGGGTCCGACCCGAACAGCTGATTCTTCACGCTCGCCTCAATCGAGGAATTCGACCAGAAGTTCTTCAAGAAGTTGACCCGCCTCGGCAGCCTCTGCCACCACACGAACACCTCGTTCAAGAAACCCTGATCGCCGCCGTTGTAGGAGACGATCTCCTTCCTCCGGTTCATCAGCATGCGGAAGGTGCAGTTCGAGGGCTCGATCACCATCACGCCCGAGTTGAAAATGGAGCCGTCGTTGCCGGTGGCGGACATCTGTGGGAAGTGGAAGAGGATGTCTAGGTTGCGGAAAACGACGACGTCGGAGTCGATGAAGATGATCTTGTCGTAGTCGGTGAGCTGCCATAGCCGGAACTTGCTGTAGTTGTATTCGTTGTAGGAGCCCTTCTCAGCTCTCGGGTTGCGGATCCGTTTTATGAATCGGAGGGTCCACCCGGCCCGGGAGAGAGCTTGGCGGGCGGGTTCGGAAATGGAGGTGTCGAGGAGGAGGATGAGGTCGCGTCGGGTTCGGGTCTGGAGGAGGCTGTGGGCTAGGATTATTGCACCGCAGACGTAGGATTCGGAGGAGTGGAGGACTGTAGCGTAGGCTTCTCGCTTTCGCGGGTTTGGGTTTTCGGTGATGGATCGGATCTTGGATACATCATACACTTGGTTGATTCCTGTGATTATACCACTAATACTTGATTAGCAATAGTCCAAATCGGGTAGTAGTTTTAATTCCATGCCAATCTATTGTAGTAATTTTATCAGTGTAATTGTAAAAACTCAGCtcattcataataaaaatggtCAAAATTAGctaatataacttaaaaaaatacacgCAATTAAGTTGGTCGCGTATACATTATATACACTTTTCGGccattttatcaaattattctaaccattttttttacgcaatatgtgaaaattttcaaacactccGACAAAAATTCCTTGGATTCATACAACATAAAATTGTCGCCCCATATCTACAGAATTAAGAAATTCAATTCTTTTGACTATACTAAGTGCTTTTAAATATCGAATAATTGGATGATTgtcaatattttgtaatttcaagaaGCTGGATATATGTCAGTCATTCAACTATTGAATATACAAAAGTATCGGGTGTAGCGTGTACAGAACCTGCCTATATTTGTCAACCTTTTTAAATGactctaattttgtgattttttttattctacatTATTCAAAAAGTTGGCCTACAATGGACTGTTACGAGAagatattgatttattaaacagtattaattttaaaaaaaatatttataatttttcaaataataataaagtacttataattatgataaacttcaaaaaagaataatgttgtaatttaccctacaatttaaataaaatatgcatgGAGGTAGTACAACGAAagaaagtatatattaatttgattcaaggaattttataaataaactagttatgatggaattatataattttttttttttacttttaacatCTCTATGTTGTTActctattttttagaaatttaaatataattattcaattaaatagcaaaataatttttaaaaatcaaaagcatAGATGGAGTATTCATTAGTCTATCAATTATTTCTAGAAAATCTAACTCGAATTAGGTTTAGTCAGAccttaactaattatatgataagtataatacatgctttatttactttttattattaggttTGATAAGTTGTTCAATACACCCTTGTAAGGTGTTTACTTTGCATCATGAGAGTctaatttttaggaaaaaaatgcaaacaaccccttgtgatattgcaggtgatgagcaaattacccccttataacagaaaggaaaaaaaaaaagaaatttacctttctatatttttttaaaatgtagcaatttatctccccatattttttaaaatgaagcaatttatctttttagatagggagataaattgctttatttgaAAAAGCTCCGGGgcaataaattgctatttttgcatcattgggaggtaatttgctcatttgcaatattacaaaggagtaaattgaattaagccctaatttttagtttcaagTCCGATACAACTCAATATTCTTCTTGAATAACTCAATCCAAATtgtctaaataaatataatataactgatacaaaatttttcttcATCGTGTCATCCAAATTACTTATagcacaataaataaaattttatagttaaaaaaataatcaatcacgTGACAATAACAGAAAGGGGAGGGTAAAGTAGAGCTTTCAGCCTTCTTTTTATGTGTTGGTGAAGGGGTGAAATGTATACTTACAAGGCAAGATTCTGATTTGGTGGTGCACCAAACATGCttcaaattgaataaatattaataaaatgtgcTCAGAATCGAAAGATGCGCCTGTAGCTCAGTGGATAGAGCGTCTGTTTCCTAAGCAGAAAGTCGTAGGTTCGACCCCTACCTGGCGCGTTTTAGCTCACTTTtgagttttcattttttctctctatctttttttttttttttaagtaaatctTGTCACAGTTTCATTGTtagtatgataaattttcaattcaatttcgGGTTTGGCAATGTAATGTGGCAGTCAATAACATCTTGATTCGAACAAAACTTGATCATAAATTTAACCTCAttgaaatgaaaacacaagcaaaattgaagtaaattaAGATGGTGTATAAACATACCTTTGTCATCCCACAAAGGCAGCGCCAAGTTACATGAGCCGATCGGCATCGTTACTTTCTGCTCCAACCGCCACATTTCCGGCCTATAGTACCACCACTCCCCCTCCTTCCCCACCATCTCATTGCACCGGAACAACTCCACCATCGGCATACATTGGCTCAAAAATACCACCTTCATCCTCCCACCCCATTCCCACCTCCCCCTCCTTACTGCCATATTCGCCACCAAGAGATGGACCTGAAGCCTAAACACATCCCTGTTCCACCCTTCCTCTGGAGCCTTGCATGGTAACTTAGCCACAATCATGTCCATCTTTTCGTACTTATCCAAATCCGGCATTGGGATTTCAGGGCATGTTGAGCCGGAATATTCTTCCTCTTCGTCTATCCACTCTGGGAACAAGGCCTTCCATTCAAACATATTGGATACTCTCTCAAATGGTATTGGGACGACCTGTCCATGAGCCTTCCATTCAGAAACATCTTCGTCGTCCATGTTCACCATCCCTATCCTCATTCTTGTACCTATGCCACTCAAGAAACTTGGTTTTTCCCTCTTGATCAACTCCCTTCGAGGCTTTGGCTCCTCCAACACTGCTTTCATCTTAATCCCGCCATTCTCCATCtaataacaaagaaaagaaactcaTATAAGATCATGAGTTAGCAAAGTTTAAGCTGTTAGGGAGaagaatcatttaatatttaaaatctcTGACGTTAGCTCACCTTACCTTATGATGGCAGTCACGGAACGAGCATCTAACCAACAATGCCGCCTGCTGGTGGTAATCGGAGGCAGAAGGGCAAAGGAGAAGGATCACATAGAGAATCAAGAAGAATGCCAAGAAAACAAGATTGATTCTGATGATCAGAGCTTTTGCAGAAGTGGACTTGATCATCTTTGTGAACACCATGACTATAATAGGGAAAAAGATTGTTTATTTATGAGGTTATCTGCAgtttttttcctcaaatgtGTATAAATGATCAGTTAAAACATTGGTGATCACTGATGAATTGTCATTGTGTAGCTAGTAGAGGAAATGGAGGGGTTGATGAAGGGGGATTTTTGAACAAGACGGGTATATGAAAGCAGTGGATTGATGAGGTCCAAGTCTTGAAGCTGAAGGTGTCTGTTCTTTCCAGAAAGATGTTTGTGAAGTTCCCACACTGCCCCTAGGGCTTTTtgtcacgaaacttgaacttCTATCGGGACTGAAACTCGTAACTTATCTTTCATGAAATAAGGTATcactattaaatattttgaccgtTCCTTCAATtatgatcttttttttatcctttaggtttttggtttttgtgtcacaatatataaatataatcttaAGGGCTAGACTTTGATCACAAAAATGGTCTAATTAAATCTAGTTGGGACATCATTCCTATACTTTTTGTTAGACAATTTTGATAAATGCacattaacaaatataaaaataacttatatatgcatatgtaTTTTCTAAAACGATCAAActcatgtgtgtgtgtgtatatatatatataatatgttcaTTCGTtcaaattatcttaaaatatacAGAACACATAAAACATTGAACAGAATTTGAACTAATCTTTCCTCTTTTACcaagaattttttcttcagTTTTGGCAATTAGCAACTTTATGAGAAAGTATTAGGAATGAAATGGTAAAACTTGCAAGTCGAAAGGGCATAGGCGAAAACAGAGACATTCTTACAGGTATAGTTTTGCAAATGCCACCAACTTTTCAGTTGCACTGTCAACCTCCTAAATGCaatgataaatgtaataattccTTGAAATCATGAGGATCTACCAACTTTTGGTCGTCTatgatttttactttaaaaattttcatctgGGCTACTTGTGTTTTAGGTTTCATTGATAATTACATCACACCTGACCAAAGACAAGTCATAGAGTACGTTGGCCTGTCACATTTCTGGACTCAAACTTTGACAAGTTTGATGAACTATTAACCTCAGCCTTCTGATTGTCATTCCAGTAAATGATTAGCCTTGAGCTTGAGGTTGTTGAGGTTGTAACATTCCTTGCTAATGATATTCGGCTTCCAACGAAGAAATCATAGAAGTTTGATTAGATTATTCCATCACTATTTTCGCCACAAAATGTAGAACTGATTCTTTTGAAAGAAACGATAAATAACAtcattacattaaaatatcTGCCAACTGCTTTTTTCGTCTAAGCAGTTTGGTTATTGTGATTCACATATGTTCGATAACTTACCATATTGCTGAGCCTGCACTGATAGGTTACCTTATGCAATAGTGGCTGTAAACTCACAGTGATTGCTATAGCATAGGGTATGCTGATACAAACAACATATTATGGTTCAAACAATTTCGGTACTTGATCTGAGTTTATCGTCTGGTTATATTCGTCTCAAGAATAGAATCAactatcaagaaaaagaataaaataagtcACATCGTCTTTTCCAGACTTGTTCTCAATGAAcaaattcttttaagaaaaggGCAGTGTATGAATATTACAATAGTTTCGCGATCAATGATTCCAAGAGCTAATCATGCCATCGAGATACATTATAATGGACCATCAATTGATTAAAGTACAAACACAATACTGTGTATTCCGAGAGATCAGATAATATGCTCCAAGCATGGACAATGAAAAGGGAAGGGAaacatcaaaaacaaaaatacaaaaggagaaagaaaagcCTTTGTGAGTTTTGTAAAATCAACTATTAAATTGGCTTCTTGTTTTGGAAGAGAGTCTTTGAGCTAATCCACAATTTAATTGGGTGGGGCAAAAAGATTGTATGTTCATGAGTTGACGGAGGGAAAGGGACCAAGATTTGGCAGATCGATTTTCATGACTGAGCATAAGGCAGTACAATGCGACTAGGCACTCACTTGTGCATGTGCCGTGCAGTCAATGGGAGTTTGACGtccaaaaatttcataattttgtaacGTCTTGAATGTGTTGAGAATGGCTTTTACCGGGtggaatgaaaattaaatcttcCCAGCCTGAGTTCTTTCCATTTATCTGCCATAAGAATGAAAAGTTGCAATACTCTGTAAAttccaaaagtaaaaaatacatcTCGTTCatgtaaaaatcaaaataaagcaTCAAAATACTGTCAATGAAGAGTGTGCCTTATGTGATGACAAGTGTGCCTGTATAGATGTGAACAGTGAAGATGTCCCCGCCTATATCGCCCTTCCCTACCTATATGCATATTACCCTTCAATGAATTAGGAATTTTGAGTCAATTACCTCCATTTTCTTGAGGACATCCTCCAAACTTCCAACCTGTCAAAGTACAAACACATTAAGAATAGTTGAAAAGAGAGGTAGATAATTTACCTTTTGCAAGTTAAATATGGAAGTATTTAACTAAACACATGACAAACTGAGGTACGCTTGGAGTTCATTTTCTCAAAAGAACTTTAGACAGCAAATTTCAACATGGTTTTCATCTGAATAGAACAGAATTGTACAAggcaaaaattcaaatggacCACACTACCAGAATCTGGTCCATATCTAGTGTCAAgttttaaccaaaaaaaattttgcaagatcaatattttgactaaGCATGACATGCAGGCATAGGGGTCTCACATTCTCCTGGGGTAGTTAGACTCTGAAAAGGTGAATATTGTCAGTTATATAACTCCAGTTTAAGTCTCTGTGTGTCCCTTGAAGAACATTTTGTGTTAGCAAATACAAGGTCATTAAAAGCCGTTTCTCCACAAATCTCCAGCCCCAAATTACTTATACAtgctgaaattaaaaaaaagaataagaaaagcTGAAACTGAATAACTAGTTGTAATACCATAATATGCTGAGAAAAACCAGCTCCTCTTGAAACCCTTGACACTGTTGACAGTGCTTTCTCTATATCTTCCTGTATGATCACAAATGATACTCTAAAACAATTCATCCACACTCAAGATAatcttttgtaatagcatCAGAAAAAAAGAGTACCTTCTGGAAGTAGATGGGGCAATACCgcttattctttttcttcacaaCTAGAAGGTCTGACTGCAAACAGAAAATGTCCATGTAAGTTTAAAAGAACAAGCAGTTATTGTAGGCAAATGCATCAAAATACAGGGTCCCTAGTCTATACTACATTCAGAAAGCAAGTTAATAAAGTGCCAGAAACTGAACTTTGAAAGtcacaaaatgaaatttgacattttaCCACTCAACAAATGAACATACTTCTCGTGCCAccacctttttattttctctcatcAAATGTTCTCTTCTGTGTGCATATGCACGCACACATGTTA
The window above is part of the Sesamum indicum cultivar Zhongzhi No. 13 linkage group LG7, S_indicum_v1.0, whole genome shotgun sequence genome. Proteins encoded here:
- the LOC105166319 gene encoding UDP-glucuronate:xylan alpha-glucuronosyltransferase 2 isoform X2, with translation MENGGIKMKAVLEEPKPRRELIKREKPSFLSGIGTRMRIGMVNMDDEDVSEWKAHGQVVPIPFERVSNMFEWKALFPEWIDEEEEYSGSTCPEIPMPDLDKYEKMDMIVAKLPCKAPEEGWNRDVFRLQVHLLVANMAVRRGRWEWGGRMKVVFLSQCMPMVELFRCNEMVGKEGEWWYYRPEMWRLEQKVTMPIGSCNLALPLWDDKGINQVYDVSKIRSITENPNPRKREAYATVLHSSESYVCGAIILAHSLLQTRTRRDLILLLDTSISEPARQALSRAGWTLRFIKRIRNPRAEKGSYNEYNYSKFRLWQLTDYDKIIFIDSDVVVFRNLDILFHFPQMSATGNDGSIFNSGVMVIEPSNCTFRMLMNRRKEIVSYNGGDQGFLNEVFVWWQRLPRRVNFLKNFWSNSSIEASVKNQLFGSDPPKLYSLHYLGLKPWQCYRDYDCNWDVADQRVYASDAAHERWWKVHDDMEEGLQRFCGLSEERKIELEWGRKISREMGFQDQHWRINVTDPRKFI
- the LOC105166319 gene encoding UDP-glucuronate:xylan alpha-glucuronosyltransferase 2 isoform X1, whose protein sequence is MVFTKMIKSTSAKALIIRINLVFLAFFLILYVILLLCPSASDYHQQAALLVRCSFRDCHHKMENGGIKMKAVLEEPKPRRELIKREKPSFLSGIGTRMRIGMVNMDDEDVSEWKAHGQVVPIPFERVSNMFEWKALFPEWIDEEEEYSGSTCPEIPMPDLDKYEKMDMIVAKLPCKAPEEGWNRDVFRLQVHLLVANMAVRRGRWEWGGRMKVVFLSQCMPMVELFRCNEMVGKEGEWWYYRPEMWRLEQKVTMPIGSCNLALPLWDDKGINQVYDVSKIRSITENPNPRKREAYATVLHSSESYVCGAIILAHSLLQTRTRRDLILLLDTSISEPARQALSRAGWTLRFIKRIRNPRAEKGSYNEYNYSKFRLWQLTDYDKIIFIDSDVVVFRNLDILFHFPQMSATGNDGSIFNSGVMVIEPSNCTFRMLMNRRKEIVSYNGGDQGFLNEVFVWWQRLPRRVNFLKNFWSNSSIEASVKNQLFGSDPPKLYSLHYLGLKPWQCYRDYDCNWDVADQRVYASDAAHERWWKVHDDMEEGLQRFCGLSEERKIELEWGRKISREMGFQDQHWRINVTDPRKFI